One Dunckerocampus dactyliophorus isolate RoL2022-P2 chromosome 18, RoL_Ddac_1.1, whole genome shotgun sequence genomic region harbors:
- the amdhd2 gene encoding N-acetylglucosamine-6-phosphate deacetylase isoform X2, which translates to MPSNKSVSDAPITQLVNCRILRDHRLQREDLWVREGKILDPEKLFFDEKAYADEQVDCEGSIVAPGFIDVQINGGYGVDFSQASEDVSAGVSLVAQKILEHGVTSFCPTLVTSPMDVYHKVLPQVKVDDGGGHGAGVLGVHLEGPFISLEKKGAHPERFLRTFRSGGPADLTQVYGSLDNVAMVTLAPELEGSQMAVKELCRRGVTVSLGHSVANLSQAEEAVQHGASFITHLFNAMLPFHHRDPGIVGLLTSDRIPEGRSVFYGMIADGIHTHPAALRIAHRAHPAGLVLVTDAIAAMGLPPGRHTLGQQVIQIQGLHAYVEGTQTLSGSIATMDMCVRHFKHVSGCSVEEALEAASLHPAQLLGISHQKGTLDFGSHADVVLLDESLGVKATFISGQEVWRRKPQKKKTAD; encoded by the exons ATGCCGTCCAACAAGTCCGTGTCGGACGCCCCCATCACTCAGCTGGTCAACTGCCGGATCCTCAGAGACCACCGACTGCAGAG GGAGGACCTGTGGGTGCGTGAAGGGAAGATTCTGGATCCTGAGAAGCTGTTTTTTGATGAGAAGGCGTACGCTGATGAGCAAGTAGACTGTGAGGGCAGCATCGTGGCTCCGGGCTTCATCGATGTCCAGATCAACG GAGGTTATGGCGTCGACTTCTCTCAGGCCTCTGAGGATGTCTCTGCCGGTGTGTCCTTGGTGGCCCAGAAGATTCTGGAGCATGGCGTCACGTCCTTCTGCCCCACGCTGGTCACGTCCCCCATGGACGTCTACCACAAG GTTCTGCCTCAGGTCAAAGTTGATGATGGCGGTGGGCACGGTGCAGGCGTTCTAG GGGTCCACCTGGAGGGTCCCTTCATCAGCCTGGAGAAGAAGGGCGCCCATCCCGAGCGCTTCCTGCGAACGTTCCGCTCCGGAGGCCCGGCAGACCTGACCCAAGTCTACGGAAGTCTGGACAACGTCGCTATGGTGACGCTGGCTCCCGAGCTGGAGGGCAGCCAAATGGCGGTCAAGGAGCTCTGCCGTAGGGGTGTGACCGTGTCGCTAG GACATTCCGTGGCCAACTTGTCCCAAGCGGAGGAGGCGGTTCAGCACGGCGCCTCATTCATCACCCACCTCTTCAACGCCATGCTGCCC TTCCACCATCGAGACCCGGGCATTGTGGGCCTGCTGACCAGCGACCGAATTCCAGAAGGAAGGAGTGTGTTTTACGGGATGATTGCTGACGGGATCCACACCCATCCCGCCGCGCTGCGCATCGCCCACCGCGCACACCCGGCAG GTTTGGTGTTGGTGACGGACGCCATCGCCGCCATGGGCCTTCCTCCGGGTCGCCACACGCTGGGCCAGCAGGTCATCCAGATCCAGGGTCTGCACGCCTACGTGGAAG GCACACAGACGCTGAGCGGCAGCATAGCCACCATGGACATGTGTGTGCGCCACTTCAAACACGTCTCAG gcTGCAGTGTGGAGGAAGCTTTAGAAGCAGCATCACTTCATCCTGCTCAGCTGTTAGGAATCAGCCACCAGAAAGGAACCCTGGACTTTGGCTCCCATGCAG ACGTGGTGTTGCTGGACGAGTCTTTGGGCGTGAAGGCCACCTTCATCAGTGGTCAGGAAGTGTGGAGGAgaaaaccacagaagaagaagacggcAGACTGA
- the amdhd2 gene encoding N-acetylglucosamine-6-phosphate deacetylase isoform X1: MPACARLQLMRTAYVRVCVCARACREDLWVREGKILDPEKLFFDEKAYADEQVDCEGSIVAPGFIDVQINGGYGVDFSQASEDVSAGVSLVAQKILEHGVTSFCPTLVTSPMDVYHKVLPQVKVDDGGGHGAGVLGVHLEGPFISLEKKGAHPERFLRTFRSGGPADLTQVYGSLDNVAMVTLAPELEGSQMAVKELCRRGVTVSLGHSVANLSQAEEAVQHGASFITHLFNAMLPVGPAPAPTRHWPMLTSCHVVQFHHRDPGIVGLLTSDRIPEGRSVFYGMIADGIHTHPAALRIAHRAHPAGLVLVTDAIAAMGLPPGRHTLGQQVIQIQGLHAYVEGTQTLSGSIATMDMCVRHFKHVSGCSVEEALEAASLHPAQLLGISHQKGTLDFGSHADVVLLDESLGVKATFISGQEVWRRKPQKKKTAD; encoded by the exons ATGCCAGCGTGTGCACGTCTGCAGCTGATGCGCACGgcttatgtgcgtgtgtgtgtgtgtgcgcgcgcgtgcagGGAGGACCTGTGGGTGCGTGAAGGGAAGATTCTGGATCCTGAGAAGCTGTTTTTTGATGAGAAGGCGTACGCTGATGAGCAAGTAGACTGTGAGGGCAGCATCGTGGCTCCGGGCTTCATCGATGTCCAGATCAACG GAGGTTATGGCGTCGACTTCTCTCAGGCCTCTGAGGATGTCTCTGCCGGTGTGTCCTTGGTGGCCCAGAAGATTCTGGAGCATGGCGTCACGTCCTTCTGCCCCACGCTGGTCACGTCCCCCATGGACGTCTACCACAAG GTTCTGCCTCAGGTCAAAGTTGATGATGGCGGTGGGCACGGTGCAGGCGTTCTAG GGGTCCACCTGGAGGGTCCCTTCATCAGCCTGGAGAAGAAGGGCGCCCATCCCGAGCGCTTCCTGCGAACGTTCCGCTCCGGAGGCCCGGCAGACCTGACCCAAGTCTACGGAAGTCTGGACAACGTCGCTATGGTGACGCTGGCTCCCGAGCTGGAGGGCAGCCAAATGGCGGTCAAGGAGCTCTGCCGTAGGGGTGTGACCGTGTCGCTAG GACATTCCGTGGCCAACTTGTCCCAAGCGGAGGAGGCGGTTCAGCACGGCGCCTCATTCATCACCCACCTCTTCAACGCCATGCTGCCCGTAGGTCCCGCCCCCGCCCCGACACGTCACTGGCCGATGCTAACTTCCTGTCATGTGGTTCAGTTCCACCATCGAGACCCGGGCATTGTGGGCCTGCTGACCAGCGACCGAATTCCAGAAGGAAGGAGTGTGTTTTACGGGATGATTGCTGACGGGATCCACACCCATCCCGCCGCGCTGCGCATCGCCCACCGCGCACACCCGGCAG GTTTGGTGTTGGTGACGGACGCCATCGCCGCCATGGGCCTTCCTCCGGGTCGCCACACGCTGGGCCAGCAGGTCATCCAGATCCAGGGTCTGCACGCCTACGTGGAAG GCACACAGACGCTGAGCGGCAGCATAGCCACCATGGACATGTGTGTGCGCCACTTCAAACACGTCTCAG gcTGCAGTGTGGAGGAAGCTTTAGAAGCAGCATCACTTCATCCTGCTCAGCTGTTAGGAATCAGCCACCAGAAAGGAACCCTGGACTTTGGCTCCCATGCAG ACGTGGTGTTGCTGGACGAGTCTTTGGGCGTGAAGGCCACCTTCATCAGTGGTCAGGAAGTGTGGAGGAgaaaaccacagaagaagaagacggcAGACTGA
- the LOC129171254 gene encoding ceramide synthase-like isoform X1, producing MLALMAAGGVVFPGLFVLSRLGLRFLMGWSEADATIVSVRGVSSVQAAMASAAGCIIASSCQDVMEDKHWLTEAYVSFAAPYFVYDMYAMFLCHCHQRRQQGDTHVAAFVRREMLMVLHHAFMVLFCLPASLVWRRGKGDYFQGVLLLAELSTPFVSLAKVLMQLEKEHTLLYKVNGVLTLLVFFACRVALFPYLYLAYSRYASMSVHQAVLEAPWQCNVGAALLWPLQVYWMALMCRRAFRLLTGRSHTKVKKTP from the exons ATGTTGGCCCTCATGGCTGCGGGCGGCGTCGTCTTCCCGGGACTTTTTGTGCTTTCAAGACTGGGTCTGAGGTTTCTGATGGGATGGAGCGAGGCCGACGCCACCATCGTGTCAGTGCG TGGCGTGTCGTCCGTGCAGGCCGCTATGGCGTCGGCAGCGGGATGCATCATCGCCTCGTCTTGCCAGGACGTCATGGAGGACAA GCACTGGCTGACGGAGGCCTATGTCAGCTTTGCGGCGCCGTACTTCGTGTACGACATGTATGCCATGTTCCTGTGCCACTGCCACCAGCGGCGCCAGCAGGGGGACACGCACGTGGCGGCCTTCGTACGCAGAGAGATGCTGATGGTGCTGCATCACGCCTTCATGGTGCTCTTCTGCCTGCCCGCCTCCCTG gtGTGGAGGCGGGGCAAAGGAGATTACTTCCAGGGTGTTTTGTTGCTGGCCGAGCTCAGCACGCCGTTTGTGAGTCTGGCCAAAGTTCTGATGCAG CTGGAGAAGGAGCACACGCTGCTGTACAAAGTCAACGGCGTGCTGACGCTGCTTGTCTTCTTCGCCTGCCGGGTGGCGCTCTTTCCCTATTTGTACCTGGCCTACAGCAG GTACGCGTCCATGTCCGTGCACCAGGCGGTGCTGGAGGCCCCGTGGCAGTGCAACGTGGGCGCCGCCCTGCTGTGGCCCCTGCAAGTCTACTGGATGGCGCTCATGTGCAGGCGCGCATTCCGCCTCCTCACGGGACGCTCACACACCAAGGTCAAGAAGACACCGTGA
- the LOC129171254 gene encoding ceramide synthase-like isoform X2, with protein MLALMAAGGVVFPGLFVLSRLGLRFLMGWSEADATIVSVRHWLTEAYVSFAAPYFVYDMYAMFLCHCHQRRQQGDTHVAAFVRREMLMVLHHAFMVLFCLPASLVWRRGKGDYFQGVLLLAELSTPFVSLAKVLMQLEKEHTLLYKVNGVLTLLVFFACRVALFPYLYLAYSRYASMSVHQAVLEAPWQCNVGAALLWPLQVYWMALMCRRAFRLLTGRSHTKVKKTP; from the exons ATGTTGGCCCTCATGGCTGCGGGCGGCGTCGTCTTCCCGGGACTTTTTGTGCTTTCAAGACTGGGTCTGAGGTTTCTGATGGGATGGAGCGAGGCCGACGCCACCATCGTGTCAGTGCG GCACTGGCTGACGGAGGCCTATGTCAGCTTTGCGGCGCCGTACTTCGTGTACGACATGTATGCCATGTTCCTGTGCCACTGCCACCAGCGGCGCCAGCAGGGGGACACGCACGTGGCGGCCTTCGTACGCAGAGAGATGCTGATGGTGCTGCATCACGCCTTCATGGTGCTCTTCTGCCTGCCCGCCTCCCTG gtGTGGAGGCGGGGCAAAGGAGATTACTTCCAGGGTGTTTTGTTGCTGGCCGAGCTCAGCACGCCGTTTGTGAGTCTGGCCAAAGTTCTGATGCAG CTGGAGAAGGAGCACACGCTGCTGTACAAAGTCAACGGCGTGCTGACGCTGCTTGTCTTCTTCGCCTGCCGGGTGGCGCTCTTTCCCTATTTGTACCTGGCCTACAGCAG GTACGCGTCCATGTCCGTGCACCAGGCGGTGCTGGAGGCCCCGTGGCAGTGCAACGTGGGCGCCGCCCTGCTGTGGCCCCTGCAAGTCTACTGGATGGCGCTCATGTGCAGGCGCGCATTCCGCCTCCTCACGGGACGCTCACACACCAAGGTCAAGAAGACACCGTGA
- the nlk1 gene encoding nemo-like kinase, type 1, which translates to MAFHGAGRQTVCGDLFSASDLGHKYFYVNSACGAPPTGLGATPCVSGHPAPAGTPRHPTALAGSTGGGAAVPQPYSNPASEVPSPAEMEPDRPIGYGAFGVVWSVTDPRDGRKVALKKMPNVFQNLVSCKRVFRELRMLCFFKHDNVLSALDILQPPQIDCFEEIYVITELMQSDLHKVIVSPQPLTTDHIKVFLYQILRGLKYLHSAGILHRDIKPGNLLVNSNCLLKICDFGLARVEEPDPSRHMTQEVVTQYYRAPEVLMGCRHYGSAIDVWSVGCIFAELLGRRILFQAQSPIQQLDLITDLLGTPPLSALASACEGARAHILRGPHKPPSLSVLYMLSDGATHEAVHLLCRMLVFDPAKRISGGDALSHPYLDEGRLRYHTCMCQCCYSVPSGRVYTRDFEPAAERPFSHSYENSLLSVWQGKELIHRFITEHQQGKRVPLCINPQSAAFKTFIRSTAWHSSKVSRKEER; encoded by the exons ATGGCCTTTCACGGCGCAGGCCGTCAGACGGTTTGTGGCGACTTGTTCTCAGCCTCCGACTTGGGCCACAAGTACTTCTACGTCAACTCAGCGTGCGGAGCTCCCCCCACGGGCCTCGGCGCCACCCCGTGTGTGAGCGGACACCCTGCCCCGGCCGGGACCCCCAGACACCCCACCGCTCTGGCAGGGAGCACCGGCGGTGGAGCCGCCGTGCCTCAACCGTACAGCAACCCGGCAAGCGAGGTACCCAGCCCCGCAGAGATGGAGCCCGACCGACCCATAGGCTATGGCGCCTTTGGTGTGGTGTG GTCGGTGACGGACCCTCGCGATGGACGCAAGGTGGCGCTGAAGAAGATGCCCAACGTCTTCCAGAACCTGGTGTCGTGTAAAAGAGTGTTCCGGGAGCTTCGCATGTTGTGCTTCTTCAAACATGACAAT GTCTTGTCAGCGTTGGACATTCTGCAGCCGCCGCAGATAGACTGCTTTGAGGAAAT ATACGTGATCACGGAGCTGATGCAGAGCGACCTTCACAAGGTCATCGTGTCTCCTCAGCCGCTGACCACCGACCACATCAAAGTCTTTCTCTACCAGATCCTTCGAG GCCTCAAGTACCTTCACTCTGCTGGGATCCTCCACCGTGACATCAAGCCTGGAAACCTCCTGGTCAACAGCAACTGCCTGCTCAAg ATTTGTGATTTCGGGCTTGCTCGGGTGGAGGAGCCCGACCCCTCACGTCACATGACCCAGGAAGTGGTGACGCAGTACTACAGAGCGCCCGAGGTGCTGATGGGCTGCCGCCATTATGGCTCTGCCATCGATGTGTGGTCGGTGGGCTGCATCTTCGCAGAGCTGCTGGGGCGCCGCATCCTCTTCCAGGCTCAGAGCCCCATCCAGCAG CTGGATCTGATAACGGACCTGCTGGGAACGCCGCCACTGTCTGCGCTAGCGTCTGCCTGCGAGGGGGCCAGGGCCCACATCCTGCGTGGACCGCACAAGCCG ccGTCGTTGTCGGTGCTGTACATGCTGTCAGATGGCGCAACTCACGAGGCCGTGCATCTGCTCTGCCGCATGCTCGTCTTTGACCCG GCCAAGCGTATTTCTGGCGGTGATGCACTGTCTCACCCATACCTGGACGAAGGCCGCCTGCGCTACCACACGTGCATGTGCCAGTGCTGCTACTCCGTGCCCAGCGGGCGCGTCTACACACGAGACTTTGAGCCAGCGGCCGAGCGTCCGTTCAGCCACAGCTACGAGAACAGCCTGCTGTCCGTGTGGCAGGGCAAAG AGCTCATCCATCGCTTCATCACCGAGCACCAGCAGGGCAAGCGGGTGCCGCTGTGCATCAACCCTCAGAGCGCCGCCTTCAAGACCTTCATCAG GTCCACCGCCTGGCACTCGTCCAAGGTGTCCCGCAAGGAGGAGAGATGA
- the LOC129171252 gene encoding myc-associated zinc finger protein, translating into MDTSWSNFLFQTPATPGQQEAPLQSELLPELSGEAEASPLADHMTTPPSTVDTAALSEEPLPVKEPPKATRPAHICATCSKEFKNSYNLRRHQSVHTGIKMKDRARDKEEGGRVVQKQTVPLSLLQLTLPPQHPPPLPAPASPAAPDSLPQPGQSVSVSIAPVGMSVAMAPQPIQAAVVVVGSVEQNPNPGPNTNQVRKNHACEACGKAFRDVYHLNRHRLSHSDEKPYSCPVCQQRFKRKDRMSYHVRSHQGGVEKPYVCPHCAKAFSRPDHLNSHVRQVHSTERPFKCTTCTSAFATRDRLRAHLIRHEEKVPCHICGKLLSAAYISDHMRVHNQSQHHSCHLCNRSFTTLTYLRVHAQKHHGQEWKESGGARGGFGGAGPGGVLLCQLCGVQCKTTTQLQGHMGTHANQVDPEPAGADPAVAISVSGGAVGLMVTDCSGIAPQAHS; encoded by the exons ATGGACACATCATGGAGTAATTTCCTCTTTCAG ACGCCAGCCACTCCGGGCCAGCAGGAGGCGCCGCTGCAGTCGGAGCTTCTGCCCGAGCTGAGCGGCGAGGCCGAGGCAAGTCCTTTGGCGGACCATATGACCACGCCGCCGTCCACCGTGGACACCGCCGCCCTGAGCGAGGAGCCACTTCCTG TCAAAGAGCCGCCCAAAGCCACACGCCCCGCCCACATATGCGCCACCTGCAGCAAGGAGTTCAAGAACAGCTACAACCTGCGGCGCCACCAGTCGGTCCACACGGGCATCAAGATGAAGGATCGCGCCCGCGACAAGGAGGAGGGGGGTAGGGTGGTCCAGAAGCAGACGGTCCCTCTGTCCCTCCTGCAGCTGACCCTGCCCCCGCAGCATCCGCCCCCCCTGCCCGCACCCGCGTCCCCTGCTGCCCCTGACTCCCTGCCCCAGCCTGGCCAGTCGGTGTCCGTGTCCATCGCCCCAGTGGGCATGAGTGTGGCCATGGCGCCTCAACCCATCCAGGcagcggtggtggtggtgggctcTGTGGAGCAG AACCCCAACCCCGGCCCCAACACCAACCAGGTGCGCAAGAACCACGCCTGCGAGGCCTGCGGGAAAGCCTTCCGAGACGTGTACCACCTGAACCGCCACCGGCTGTCCCACTCGGACGAGAAGCCGTACTCCTGTCCCGTCTGCCAGCAGCGCTTCAAGAGGAAAGACAGGATGAGCTACCACGTGCGCTCGCACCAGGGTGGCGTGGAGAAACCGTACGTCTGCCCTCACTGCGCCAAGGCCTTCTCCCG aCCGGACCACCTCAACAGTCACGTGCGGCAGGTTCACTCCACCGAGAGGCCGTTCAAGTGCACG ACGTGCACGTCGGCGTTCGCCACGCGGGATCGTCTGCGGGCTCATCTGATTCGCCACGAGGAGAAGGTTCCGTGTCACATCTGCGGGAAGCTCCTGTCCGCCGCCTACATCAGCGACCACATGAGAGTCCACAACCAATCACAGCACCACTCCTGCCACCTCTGCAACCGCA GCTTCACCACGCTCACCTATCTGCGCGTACATGCTCAGAAGCACCACGGTCAGGAGTGGAAGGAGAGCGGCGGCGCACGCGGAGGCTTCGGGGGGGCGGGACCCGGTGGTGTGCTGCTGTGCCAGCTGTGCGGCGTGCAGTGCAAGACTACCACGCAGCTGCAGGGCCACATGGGCACCCATGCCAACCAAGTGGACCCCGAACCAGCAGGCGCAGATCCCGCTGTGGCCATCAGTGTGTCGGGCGGGGCGGTGGGTCTGATGGTGACTGACTGCTCCGGCATCGCCCCCCAGGCGCACAGTTAG
- the cdipt gene encoding CDP-diacylglycerol--inositol 3-phosphatidyltransferase produces MTQENIFLFVPNLIGYARIILALLSFYLMPCCPWSASFCYMLSALLDAFDGHAARALNQSTRFGAMLDMLTDRCATMCLLVNLSLLYPAYTFLFQLSMCLDISSHWLHLHSSTVKGAASHKSIDLSGNPVLRIYYTNKVVLFFMCMGNELFFSLLYIIHHVQEPAEWLYWLLGLSGSVCLLKSAMSLLHLITASQNMVALDAAEREKARKTQ; encoded by the exons ATGACACAGGAAAACATCTTCCTCTTCGTTCCTAATTTGATCG GTTACGCTCGCATCATCTTGGCCCTGCTGTCCTTCTACTTGATGCCCTGCTGCCCCTGGTCTGCCAGCTTCTGCTACATGTTGAGCGCGCTGCTGGACGCCTTCGATGGCCATGCCGCCCGGGCACTCAATCAAT CCACCCGGTTTGGCGCCATGTTGGACATGCTGACGGATCGCTGCGCCACCATGTGTCTGCTGGTCAACCTGTCGCTACTCTACCCTGCCTACACCTTCCTCTTCCAGCTCAGCATGTGTCTGGACATCTCCAGCCACTGGCTGCACCTGCACAG CTCCACCGTCAAAGGCGCAGCCAGTCACAAGAGCATCGACCTCTCAGGCAACCCGGTCCTGCGTATCTACTACACCAACAAG GTGGTTCTCTTCTTCATGTGTATGGGAAATGAGCTCTTCTTCAGTCTGCTCTACATCATCCATCACGTCCAGGAGCCCGCag AGTGGCTCTACTGGTTGCTGGGACTCAGCGGGTCGGTGTGTCTGCTCAAGTCGGCCATGAGTCTGCTGCACCTCATCACCGCCTCCCAGAACATGGTCGCCCTGGATGCTGCCGAGCGTGAGAAAGCCAGGAAGACGCAGTGA